CCTCCTTCGCCCTGCAGGAGCTGCCCGCGGCGCTGCCACGCGCATTTCCCTCGGTCTTCCGGATGCCGCTCGGCGTGAGCGCGGGCCGGGTGGTGTCGGCGGCGCTGTTCCCGGCGCGGGCCGCGATCGCCTTCGGGCACGCCAGCATCGGGGTCGCGCAGCTCGTGCAGCCCGGTGGGCCGATCCGGCTGCTTCACCTGCTCTCGGCGGTGACCGCGGACGACCGCCCGCTGGGTCAGGCGATGCAGCCCGGCGGCGTGATCGACCGGGTGCTCGACGAGGACGGTGTGGTCTCCCTGCTGTCGCAGAGCGACGGAGTCCTCGACCGGATCATCGCTCGCGACGGGCTCCTGGACCGGATCCTTGCCAAGGGTGAGGCCGTCGATCGGCTGCTGGCGCCGGGCGGGTTCGTCGAACGGTTGCTCTCGCGCGACGGTCTGGTCGATCGCCTGCTCGCCACGGATGGAACTGTCGACCGCCTGATCGCGCCCGGTGGCGCACTCGACCGCGTGCTTGCGCAGGGTGGACCACTCGACCGGCTCCTCGCCGAGGAAGGTGCCGTCGACCGGTTGCTCGCCGCAGACGGCACCGTCGACCGCCTGCTGGCCCCTGAAGGCGTGCTCGAGCAACTTGTCGGTGAGGACGGCATCGTCGAGCGTCTCGGCGGCCTGATCGAGAACATCGACCGGCTCAGCCCGGTTCTTGCCTCACTCGAGAGTGTCGTCAACGGGATGGATGACTCGGTCCGGAGCCTGGAGGGCAACCTTGGTCAGCTCTCCGCGGCGCTGGCGCCCCTGAGTGACATCGCCGGCCTCGTGCCCGGCACCAGGCGGCGGCTCGCTGCCCGCCAGACGGCACCGGACGCGTCGGCCTCTCAGGGCTGACGCGACCCGGCCGGGCGCTGCTTCTGCAGCGCTCCCGGCGAACGCGGGTGCCGGCGGGCGTGGATCGTGCGGCGGGCGAGCACCAGCCAGCACACGATGGCGAGGCTCGAGAGCAGCGCCGGGATGCGGTGGTCGAGCAGGACCGACGCGGCGACGGCACAGCCGAAGGCCGCAAGGTTCAGCACCACGTCGTACGCCGGAGCGGTGAAGCGCCTGTTGAGGACATGGGCGAAGGCGATCACGACGCCACAGGCGAACGTGACCGAGAGCAGGAAGCTGACCACGGAGGGAAGTGTGGCAGCCGGACGAAGGCCCGTTAGCCTTGCCGACGTGGTGACTGGAGCAGAGCAGGCGACCAAACGGCGCCAGGTCGACGTACCCGCGCTGGTTGAGGGTGTGCGTGCAGGACAGCGCGCGGCGATCTCCCGCGCGATCACGCTGGTCGAGTCCTCCCGCCGCGACCACCGCCTCGCTGCCCGCGAGCTGCTCGCCGAGCTCACGCCGTACGCCGGCGGCGCGGTGCGGGTGGGCATCTCCGGCGTCCCGGGCGTCGGCAAGTCGACGACCATCGAGGCGCTCGGCTCGAACCTGACCGCGGCCGGCAAGAAGGTCGGCGTCCTCGCGGTCGATCCGTCCAGTGTCCGCACCGGCGGCTCGGTCCTCGGTGACAAGACGCGCATGGCCCGCCTGAGTGTCGACCCGAATGCCTACATCCGCCCGAGTCCTTCGGAGGGCACGCTCGGTGGCGTGGCCCGCGCGACCGCGCAGGCGATGACGATCCTCGAGGCGGCCGGCTACGACGTGATCCTCGTCGAGACCGTCGGCGTCGGCCAGTCCGAGGTCACCGTCGCCGGCATGGTCGACACCTTCCTGTTCCTCACGATCGCCCGCACCGGCGACCAGCTGCAGGGCATCAAGAAGGGCATCCTCGAGATCGCCGACGTCATCGGCGTCAACAAGGCCGACGAGGGGGAGCAGGAGATCGCCGCGAAGTCCGCGGCCCGCGAGCTCTCCGGCGCACTGCGGCTGGTCCGCGGCATGGCCGGCGCGCCGAAGGTGATCACCTACTCCGGGCTGCACAACCGGGGCCTGGACGAGGTCTGGGCCGAGATCGAGGCGCACCGCGAGAAGCTCGGTGACGAGGGCCTCGCGAAGAAGCGCGCCGACCAGCAGCTCGACTTCACCTGGGCACTCGTGCGCGACGAGCTCGAGCAGCGGCTGCGGCACAGCTCGCACGTCGCGGCGATCCGCGAGGAGGTCAGCCAGGCCGTGAAGGCGGGCGACATCAACGCCCCCGAGGCCGCCGACCGCATCCTTGCTGCCTACGACCTGGATTCCGTCGTCGAGGACTGAGCACAGCCAGTTAGATCACTGGCTGGTAACGGTTCGGATTTCGACCTCGCCGCGGTCGCTCGCCCGGTCTACTGTGAGCGCGATATGCGCCCCCGGTGGTTCGGGTGCGTCGAGCATTCCATCGAGGAGGCATCTCTTGCGTCGGTCCACCAGGTTGGCAGCTGTTGTCGCTGTGTTCGCGCTTGCGCTCACGGGCTGCGGCGGCAAGAAGGAAGTTGAGAAGGCGGGGAGCGACGCGCTCTGCGCCAAGACGGGCGACGGACCCAAGATCGGTCTTGCCTACGACGTGGGCGGTCGCGGTGACGACTCCTTCAACGACCTTGCCGCCAAGGGTGTGCGGGACGCGGCGAAGGAGCTCGACGCGACCTGCACCGAGCAGGAGGCCGACAAGGGCGAGCCGGAGACCGCCAAGGAGGAGCGTCTGCGCACGCTCGCCGAGGCGGACCACAACCCGGTCGTCGCTGTCGGTGCGGCCTACGCGGTCGCCACGGCGAAGGTTGCCGCGGAGTACCCCGACATCACCTTCGCGGTGGTCGACGGCTTCACGGAGGCGAAGAACCTCACCAACCTCTCCTTCACGCCGGAGCAGGGCG
This genomic interval from Nocardioides cavernaquae contains the following:
- the meaB gene encoding methylmalonyl Co-A mutase-associated GTPase MeaB, yielding MVTGAEQATKRRQVDVPALVEGVRAGQRAAISRAITLVESSRRDHRLAARELLAELTPYAGGAVRVGISGVPGVGKSTTIEALGSNLTAAGKKVGVLAVDPSSVRTGGSVLGDKTRMARLSVDPNAYIRPSPSEGTLGGVARATAQAMTILEAAGYDVILVETVGVGQSEVTVAGMVDTFLFLTIARTGDQLQGIKKGILEIADVIGVNKADEGEQEIAAKSAARELSGALRLVRGMAGAPKVITYSGLHNRGLDEVWAEIEAHREKLGDEGLAKKRADQQLDFTWALVRDELEQRLRHSSHVAAIREEVSQAVKAGDINAPEAADRILAAYDLDSVVED